The Xenopus tropicalis strain Nigerian chromosome 7, UCB_Xtro_10.0, whole genome shotgun sequence genome includes a region encoding these proteins:
- the LOC116412228 gene encoding serine/threonine-protein kinase dst1-like has protein sequence MEYCCGGSLYDLQKVYKSIPEYGIQYISREVLEGLNYLHEKCIVHRDIKCMNITLTYPAVVKIIDFGLAAQLRSPDDITSGACGTTCWMAPEVIACKYYRNCTYGLKCDIWSFGITAIEMAEGQPPYYHASDPAALIYTCEPPTLYERYYWSESFEDFLALCLVKSPDQRPTAKMLLNHSFIKEQPMAESTENWLMEYINTVYWNAEWYGQGNVQ, from the exons ATGGAATATTGTTGTGGCGGATCTCTATATGACCTGCAGAAAGTGTACAAATCCATCCCAGAGTATGGAATTCAGTACATATCCAGAGAAGTGCTAGAG GGCTTGAACTACCTACATGAGAAATGTATTGTGCACCGTGATATCAAATGTATGAATATCACGCTAACCTATCCAGCCGTAGTTAAGATAA TTGATTTCGGGCTGGCTGCGCAGTTAAGAAGCCCAGATGACATAACAAGTGGTGCCTGTGGAACAACCTGTTGGATGGCGCCAGAAGTTATTGCCTGCAAATACTATCGAAACTGCACATATGGCTTAAAG TGTGATATCTGGTCGTTTGGCATTACCGCCATAGAGATGGCAGAAGGACAGCCAC CTTACTATCACGCGTCTGATCCAGCGGCCCTCATTTACACCTGTGAGCCGCCCACACTATATGAGAGATATTATTG GTCTGAAAGTTTTGAGGATTTCCTAGCGCTGTGTTTGGTAAAATCACCTGATCAAAGACCAACGGCCAAAATGCTTCTCAACCACAGCTTTATAAAGGAACAACCAATGGCTGAGAGCACGGAAAATTGGTTAATGGAATATATCAACACTGTG TACTGGAATGCTGAATGGTACGGCCAAGGAAATGTCCAATAA